From Chryseobacterium sp. H1D6B, a single genomic window includes:
- the truA gene encoding tRNA pseudouridine(38-40) synthase TruA, with protein sequence MLRYFIEFSYNGKNYFGYQIQPNENSVQEEMEKALSTILREKIKTTGAGRTDTGVHAKKIFAHFDTEQVVSGHLTHKLNSFLPPDIAVKRIFPVKDDFHARFHATYRTYEYYISLEKNPFTQDAAWQHWRKPLDVDKMNEACKILFEYEDFTSFAKLHTDNKTNLCKIYKAAWEQKGSELIFTVSANRFLRNMVRAIVGTMVEVGTGKIQPEEVRNVIENKNRNSAGTSAPAQGLYLVDVGYEF encoded by the coding sequence ATTTTGAGGTACTTTATTGAGTTTTCGTACAATGGTAAGAATTATTTCGGCTATCAGATCCAGCCGAATGAAAATTCTGTGCAGGAAGAAATGGAAAAAGCACTTTCCACTATTTTAAGGGAAAAAATTAAAACTACCGGCGCCGGCAGAACGGATACCGGGGTTCATGCAAAGAAAATATTTGCTCATTTTGATACGGAGCAGGTTGTAAGCGGCCATCTTACCCACAAACTGAATAGTTTTCTTCCTCCTGATATTGCCGTTAAGCGGATTTTCCCTGTAAAAGATGATTTTCATGCGCGTTTTCATGCGACTTACAGGACCTATGAGTATTATATTTCATTGGAAAAGAATCCTTTTACCCAAGATGCAGCCTGGCAGCACTGGAGAAAACCTTTAGATGTTGATAAAATGAATGAGGCCTGTAAAATTTTGTTTGAATATGAAGACTTCACCAGTTTTGCCAAACTGCATACCGATAATAAAACAAACCTCTGCAAAATTTACAAAGCAGCATGGGAGCAGAAAGGGAGTGAATTAATATTTACAGTTTCGGCCAACCGTTTTCTTAGAAATATGGTAAGGGCGATTGTCGGCACCATGGTAGAAGTAGGAACAGGAAAAATACAGCCTGAAGAAGTGCGAAATGTCATTGAAAATAAAAACCGGAATTCAGCAGGAACTTCTGCACCTGCACAAGGCCTGTATTTAGTAGATGTAGGCTATGAATTCTAA
- the lpxK gene encoding tetraacyldisaccharide 4'-kinase, with protein sequence MKRWYLYPFSLGYHLVTGIRNTMYDLGIFKSTKLKTPIINVGNLSVGGSGKSPMVMYLAQYLSKHYRTGVLSRGYGRLTKGYDVTNYDSNYKMVGDEAMQLFERFKNRFVIAVSEERVPGAKKVISDMDLDVLVLDDAMQHRAIKAGFNILMTDFNDPYFKDHLLPAGDLRESRNGAKRADIIMVSKCPDELTEETKQYYVSRIRPERHQKVFFSSISYDENVYGKEKMLPDNNLNYYDILLITGIANPKPLLAHLAKFSQRVKHLKFRDHHNFSEDDIKKIIAEYKKLGEYKLILTTEKDYVRLKTFDYLRDIVYYWPINVIIDKKEEFNQIILDYVRKS encoded by the coding sequence ATGAAAAGATGGTATCTCTATCCTTTTTCTCTTGGTTATCATTTAGTAACGGGTATCCGGAACACAATGTATGACCTGGGAATTTTTAAATCTACAAAATTAAAAACTCCGATCATTAATGTCGGCAACCTTTCTGTGGGCGGAAGCGGTAAGTCACCAATGGTGATGTATCTCGCTCAATATCTGTCTAAACACTACAGAACAGGGGTGCTTTCACGCGGTTACGGAAGGCTTACGAAAGGCTATGACGTAACCAACTACGACAGTAATTATAAGATGGTAGGTGATGAAGCGATGCAGTTATTTGAACGTTTCAAAAACCGTTTTGTAATCGCTGTTTCTGAAGAAAGAGTTCCTGGGGCTAAGAAGGTCATTTCCGATATGGATCTTGATGTTTTAGTATTAGATGATGCGATGCAGCATAGAGCTATAAAAGCTGGATTCAATATTTTGATGACGGATTTTAATGATCCTTACTTCAAAGACCACCTTCTTCCTGCAGGAGATTTGAGAGAATCTAGAAATGGCGCTAAGAGAGCAGACATTATTATGGTCAGCAAATGTCCGGATGAATTAACTGAAGAAACCAAGCAGTATTATGTTTCCAGGATCAGACCAGAACGCCATCAAAAAGTATTCTTTTCATCCATAAGCTATGACGAAAATGTATACGGGAAAGAAAAAATGCTGCCTGATAATAATCTGAATTATTACGATATTCTATTGATTACAGGAATTGCAAATCCTAAACCTCTTCTCGCTCATCTGGCTAAATTCTCCCAACGGGTTAAACACTTAAAATTTAGAGATCATCATAACTTTTCTGAAGATGATATTAAAAAGATCATTGCAGAATATAAAAAATTAGGCGAGTACAAATTAATCTTAACCACAGAGAAAGATTACGTCCGTTTAAAAACCTTTGACTATCTTAGAGACATAGTTTACTACTGGCCTATCAATGTAATTATTGATAAGAAAGAAGAATTCAACCAAATCATTTTAGATTATGTTAGAAAAAGTTAA
- a CDS encoding alpha-amylase, with protein MNQTMIQFFHWYSEGEGKLWKEAEKQAEYLSQLGITSVWLPPAYKASGGGYSTGYDAYDLFDLGEFDQKGTIPTKYGTKDDYLQAVQALKKQNIQVIVDVVLGHKAGGDELEKFKAVKVDENNREKVISDVIEIQSYTKFTFPGRNKKYSDFEWNFNCFSGVDYAEGMDSHIFKIQSEYGNDWEEMIDDEKGNYDYLMYNDIEHRNPFVREELNNWAKWYFDQTDFDGVRLDALKHISFDFYKEWLTLIRSNSGKNIFAVGEYWAPGQLNLLQKYIDVTEGCMSLFDSSLQNNFHTASKEGGSYDLRRILDETLTQADPLHSVSLVDNHDTQPLQDLEAPVDEWFKPIAYALILLREDGYPCIFYPDLYGAHYTDKDKEGNDQEIFLNKIDGIEELLKARKENAYGAQRDYFEDANCLGWVREGDEKHKGCGVVLSNKDAYNKPMEMGKQYAGQHFYDLLGRFEEKVIIDENGWGNFPVPAGNVSVWIPEQA; from the coding sequence ATGAACCAGACGATGATTCAGTTTTTCCATTGGTACTCAGAAGGAGAAGGAAAGCTATGGAAAGAGGCCGAAAAACAAGCAGAATATTTATCACAACTCGGAATTACATCAGTTTGGCTCCCGCCTGCATATAAAGCTTCTGGAGGCGGTTATTCTACCGGCTATGATGCTTACGACCTTTTTGACCTGGGCGAGTTTGACCAGAAAGGAACAATTCCAACTAAATATGGAACCAAAGATGATTACCTACAAGCTGTCCAGGCTTTAAAAAAACAAAATATTCAAGTCATAGTAGATGTTGTCTTAGGTCATAAAGCCGGAGGTGATGAACTGGAAAAGTTCAAGGCCGTAAAAGTTGATGAAAACAATAGAGAAAAAGTAATCTCCGATGTGATCGAAATACAGTCTTACACCAAGTTTACATTCCCAGGAAGAAATAAAAAGTATTCTGATTTTGAATGGAATTTCAATTGTTTCAGCGGTGTAGATTATGCTGAAGGAATGGATTCTCATATTTTCAAGATCCAGTCTGAATACGGAAACGACTGGGAGGAAATGATCGATGACGAAAAAGGAAATTATGATTATCTGATGTACAATGATATCGAACACCGCAATCCTTTCGTACGTGAAGAGCTTAATAACTGGGCAAAATGGTATTTTGACCAGACAGATTTTGACGGAGTAAGGCTGGATGCTTTAAAACATATTTCTTTTGACTTTTATAAAGAATGGCTCACGCTGATCCGCTCCAATTCAGGAAAAAACATTTTTGCGGTCGGAGAATACTGGGCTCCCGGACAATTGAATTTACTCCAAAAATATATCGATGTAACGGAGGGATGTATGAGCTTATTCGACAGCTCTTTACAGAATAATTTCCATACAGCGTCCAAAGAAGGCGGATCTTACGATTTAAGAAGGATTCTGGATGAAACCCTTACCCAAGCTGACCCTTTACACTCGGTAAGCCTTGTTGACAATCATGACACACAGCCTCTTCAGGATCTGGAAGCACCTGTTGATGAATGGTTTAAACCCATTGCGTATGCTTTAATCCTGCTGAGAGAAGACGGCTATCCTTGTATTTTTTATCCCGATCTGTACGGAGCCCATTACACTGATAAAGATAAGGAAGGAAACGACCAAGAGATTTTTTTAAATAAAATTGATGGTATTGAAGAACTTTTGAAAGCGCGAAAAGAAAACGCATACGGAGCACAGAGAGATTATTTTGAAGATGCCAACTGCCTTGGATGGGTTCGGGAAGGTGATGAAAAACACAAAGGCTGCGGTGTCGTTCTAAGTAATAAAGATGCCTATAATAAACCGATGGAAATGGGAAAACAGTACGCAGGGCAGCATTTTTATGACCTCCTCGGAAGATTTGAAGAAAAAGTAATTATCGATGAAAACGGCTGGGGAAATTTCCCTGTTCCTGCCGGAAATGTAAGCGTATGGATCCCTGAGCAGGCCTGA
- a CDS encoding thioredoxin family protein, with translation MKKLLLIFTLAVFSLGYSQQVPKVLKTSFSKEALQQKLEDEEGKSITIQQIIDQHKGKVVVIDFWAGWCRDCLKALPKAEELEKNNPNIDFVFLSLERSKEGFDKSLERFNMKDKSNYWFASGWKNDFNNYIDLNWIPRYMVIDQKSAIAKYYAISPEDPEIQSTINKLLN, from the coding sequence ATGAAAAAGTTATTACTGATATTCACACTGGCTGTTTTCAGCCTTGGATATTCACAACAGGTTCCAAAAGTACTTAAAACCAGTTTTTCAAAAGAAGCTTTACAGCAGAAGCTTGAAGATGAAGAAGGAAAAAGCATTACTATACAGCAGATTATCGATCAGCATAAAGGAAAAGTCGTAGTGATTGATTTCTGGGCCGGATGGTGCAGAGACTGCCTGAAAGCACTTCCTAAAGCTGAAGAACTAGAAAAAAATAATCCTAATATTGATTTTGTATTTCTTTCATTAGAAAGATCAAAAGAAGGTTTTGATAAAAGCCTCGAAAGATTTAATATGAAAGATAAAAGCAATTACTGGTTTGCTTCGGGCTGGAAAAATGATTTCAATAATTACATCGACCTCAACTGGATTCCAAGATATATGGTCATTGACCAAAAATCTGCCATAGCTAAATACTACGCTATTTCACCAGAAGATCCTGAAATTCAATCCACTATAAATAAGCTTTTAAATTAA
- a CDS encoding GNAT family N-acetyltransferase, translating to MILREATEQDLKVLLEFEQGVVSAERPFNETLIDGEIHYYDLNALIASKDAALVIAEKNNEIVASGYALIKKPSNNYSNFKEYAYLGFMFVKPEYRGQGINQLILDKLIDWAKSREISEIRLEVYDKNESAVKAYEKAGFESLILTMRLKV from the coding sequence ATGATTTTAAGAGAAGCCACAGAGCAGGATCTAAAAGTTCTTTTAGAGTTCGAACAGGGTGTTGTATCAGCAGAAAGGCCTTTTAATGAAACTTTAATTGATGGAGAAATTCATTATTATGATTTAAACGCTTTAATCGCTTCAAAGGATGCAGCATTAGTTATCGCTGAAAAAAATAATGAAATTGTAGCATCAGGATATGCTTTGATCAAAAAACCCTCAAATAATTATTCTAACTTTAAAGAGTATGCCTATCTCGGTTTTATGTTTGTAAAGCCGGAATACAGAGGACAAGGGATCAACCAGCTGATTCTGGATAAGCTTATTGACTGGGCTAAAAGCAGAGAAATCTCTGAGATCAGACTGGAAGTTTATGACAAAAATGAATCCGCAGTGAAGGCTTATGAAAAAGCAGGTTTTGAATCTTTAATACTTACGATGAGATTAAAAGTATGA
- a CDS encoding purine-nucleoside phosphorylase, whose product MLEKVKETADFIKDIIQDNPEFAIVLGSGLGKLQDEVEPIHVLEYKDIPHFPQTTVVGHGGKLIYGILEGRKVLMMSGRFHYYEGYPMEIVVFPIRVFHLLGIKNLILSNASGGVNPNYSVADIVVLKDHINMMPEHPLRGKNIDELGPRFVDMSEPYNKKMIAAAEQIAATNNIHLQQGVYVGLQGPTFETPAEYGLIKAIGGDMVGMSTVPEVITAKHMGMDVFCLSIITDLGGPEIAFAVSHEEVLNAANKAMPHVITIVKGLVKNYE is encoded by the coding sequence ATGTTAGAAAAAGTTAAGGAAACCGCTGATTTCATCAAGGATATTATTCAGGACAATCCAGAGTTTGCCATTGTTTTAGGTTCAGGATTGGGGAAACTGCAGGATGAAGTAGAACCTATTCACGTGTTAGAATATAAAGACATTCCTCATTTTCCGCAGACTACTGTAGTGGGGCACGGCGGAAAATTAATCTATGGAATTCTTGAAGGCAGAAAGGTGTTGATGATGAGCGGCCGTTTTCATTATTATGAAGGCTATCCTATGGAAATTGTAGTCTTTCCTATCAGAGTTTTCCATTTATTAGGAATTAAAAATCTGATTCTTTCTAACGCTTCCGGCGGTGTCAATCCCAATTACAGTGTTGCCGACATCGTTGTCTTAAAAGACCATATCAATATGATGCCTGAGCATCCACTCCGCGGAAAAAATATTGATGAGCTGGGTCCCCGTTTCGTAGATATGAGCGAGCCTTACAACAAAAAAATGATCGCTGCAGCAGAACAAATAGCCGCAACAAATAATATTCATCTCCAGCAGGGTGTTTATGTAGGACTTCAGGGTCCGACTTTTGAAACACCGGCAGAATACGGTTTAATAAAAGCGATAGGCGGTGATATGGTAGGAATGAGTACCGTTCCAGAAGTTATTACAGCGAAACACATGGGAATGGATGTTTTCTGTCTTTCCATCATCACAGACCTTGGAGGTCCCGAAATTGCATTTGCCGTATCCCATGAAGAAGTCTTAAATGCGGCTAACAAAGCAATGCCCCATGTCATTACAATCGTAAAAGGTTTAGTTAAAAACTACGAATAA
- the dinB gene encoding DNA polymerase IV: protein MDFLFPIRKIIHVDMDAFYASVEQHDNPALRGKAIAVGGGHRGVVSAASYEARKFGVRSAMPSKTAKERCPHLIFVPPRFARYKEISRKIREIFHEYTDLVEPLSLDEAYLDVTENKKGIESANDIAREIRQKIFDETGLTASAGISINKFLAKVASDINKPNGQKTIHPDKIEGFLEELPVEKFYGVGKVTANKMFTLGIFKGKDLKKKSLQELVTLFGKSGSYYYNVVRGNHNSEVKPHRIQKSVAVERTFFEDLFDEQQINEKLESLSTELHQRLQKNNILGRALTLKIKYKDFSLFTRSITKEDYFTSDAEFFNISKKLWELRPFDKPVRLLGLSLSHLNTEEKKQVSVQLKIPFEEFENKPLRNFH, encoded by the coding sequence ATGGATTTTCTTTTTCCCATCCGCAAAATTATTCATGTAGATATGGATGCATTTTATGCTTCCGTGGAACAGCATGATAATCCTGCATTACGAGGGAAAGCTATTGCTGTAGGCGGGGGCCACCGCGGGGTGGTTTCGGCGGCAAGTTATGAAGCACGAAAATTCGGGGTACGTTCTGCAATGCCCAGCAAAACAGCAAAAGAGCGGTGTCCGCATCTTATTTTTGTGCCTCCGCGTTTTGCCCGCTATAAAGAAATTTCAAGAAAAATACGGGAGATCTTTCATGAATATACCGATCTGGTGGAACCATTATCATTGGATGAAGCCTATCTGGATGTTACAGAAAATAAAAAAGGAATAGAATCTGCTAATGATATCGCCAGAGAGATCCGTCAAAAAATATTTGATGAAACCGGCCTCACCGCTTCTGCCGGAATTTCGATCAATAAATTTTTAGCAAAAGTAGCCTCAGACATCAATAAACCTAACGGACAAAAAACGATTCATCCTGATAAAATTGAAGGTTTTCTCGAAGAACTTCCGGTAGAAAAATTTTACGGCGTAGGAAAAGTTACCGCCAATAAAATGTTCACTTTAGGAATTTTCAAAGGAAAAGATTTAAAAAAGAAATCCCTACAGGAGCTTGTTACTTTGTTTGGAAAATCAGGAAGTTATTATTACAATGTCGTCCGTGGAAATCATAATTCTGAAGTGAAACCTCATCGAATTCAGAAAAGCGTAGCAGTGGAACGTACTTTTTTTGAAGACCTTTTTGATGAACAGCAGATCAACGAAAAATTAGAAAGTTTAAGCACTGAGCTTCATCAAAGATTACAGAAAAATAACATTCTTGGAAGAGCGCTCACTTTAAAGATCAAATATAAAGACTTCTCACTTTTCACCAGAAGTATTACTAAAGAAGACTATTTTACTTCCGACGCAGAATTCTTCAATATTTCAAAAAAACTCTGGGAATTACGTCCTTTTGATAAGCCGGTACGCTTATTAGGTTTGTCACTTTCCCACCTTAATACAGAGGAAAAAAAACAGGTCTCTGTTCAGCTTAAAATCCCGTTTGAAGAATTTGAAAACAAACCGTTAAGAAATTTTCACTAA